Proteins from a single region of Paraglaciecola sp. T6c:
- the lolB gene encoding lipoprotein insertase outer membrane protein LolB has protein sequence MRSTIHFALLILITILLNACATPPPQNIQVNSQEHQAKLSQIQHWKLKGRMAFKGSDEKFSANVNWQQIDDSYHLSLNTMLGINILTMQGDKESAELSTDDEQYQDTDASHLIWRITGWQIPVSQFPFWIKGQAQPIDKVIYAQSGVIEQLIPVCDSCAGWLITYQDYHQVDDVWLPHNIKLNNSALGNQILIRVNQWTKQ, from the coding sequence GTGCGTTCAACAATACATTTCGCATTACTTATTCTTATTACGATTTTACTCAACGCGTGTGCGACGCCTCCACCCCAAAATATTCAGGTTAATAGTCAAGAACATCAAGCTAAGTTAAGTCAGATACAGCATTGGAAATTAAAAGGTCGTATGGCCTTTAAAGGTAGCGATGAAAAGTTCAGCGCGAATGTAAATTGGCAACAAATCGACGATAGCTACCATCTTTCTCTCAATACTATGTTGGGCATTAATATTCTGACTATGCAGGGAGACAAAGAGTCTGCTGAGCTCAGTACAGACGATGAGCAGTATCAAGATACGGATGCCAGCCATTTAATATGGCGAATTACCGGGTGGCAAATCCCGGTGTCGCAATTTCCATTTTGGATTAAAGGCCAAGCTCAGCCCATTGACAAGGTCATTTATGCGCAAAGTGGCGTAATCGAGCAGCTAATCCCTGTTTGTGACAGCTGTGCGGGTTGGCTGATCACTTACCAAGACTACCACCAAGTGGATGATGTTTGGCTGCCTCACAATATAAAGCTCAACAATTCCGCTCTTGGGAATCAAATTTTAATCAGAGTAAATCAATGGACCAAACAATAG
- the bioB gene encoding biotin synthase BioB: MSVNVDATSSSGASEVRHDWTLAEVNALFAMPFNDLLFKAQCVHRAHFDPNYVQVSTLLSIKTGACPEDCKYCPQSARYDTGLEKERLMEIEKVIQRAREAKAAGSTRFCMGAAWRNPKERDMPYVTDMVREVKKLGLETCMTLGMLTREQAIALQQAGLDYYNHNLDTSPEFYGDIITTRTYQDRLNTLDAVREAGMNVCSGGIVGMGETGSDRSGLLMQLANLEHQPESVPINMLVKVKGTPMENVEDLDYFEFIRTIAVARIMMPKSFVRLSAGREAMNEQMQAMCFMAGANSIFYGCKLLTTSNPETHEDVMLFKKLGINAKQTREYSDEAHQAALLDEIQTNEAPQAPEMFYDATQKKPETVNI, translated from the coding sequence ATGTCAGTCAATGTCGACGCAACTAGCAGCAGTGGCGCCAGTGAAGTACGCCACGATTGGACGTTAGCAGAAGTGAACGCCTTATTCGCCATGCCATTTAACGATTTATTGTTTAAAGCTCAGTGCGTACATAGGGCGCATTTCGACCCGAACTACGTACAGGTCAGTACTTTACTGTCGATCAAAACGGGCGCTTGCCCAGAAGATTGCAAATACTGCCCGCAAAGTGCCCGCTATGATACCGGTCTTGAAAAAGAGCGTTTAATGGAAATTGAAAAAGTCATTCAGCGGGCTCGCGAGGCAAAGGCGGCTGGTTCAACGCGTTTTTGCATGGGTGCCGCTTGGCGAAACCCCAAAGAGCGCGATATGCCTTATGTGACCGACATGGTACGTGAAGTCAAAAAGCTTGGCCTGGAAACCTGCATGACCCTTGGCATGTTGACGCGCGAGCAAGCCATTGCATTGCAACAAGCTGGCCTTGATTATTACAACCATAATCTGGACACATCGCCAGAATTCTATGGTGATATCATTACCACACGTACTTATCAGGACCGTTTAAATACTTTAGATGCGGTGCGTGAAGCAGGCATGAATGTGTGTTCAGGCGGTATCGTTGGTATGGGTGAAACAGGCTCAGACCGATCGGGTTTATTGATGCAGCTCGCTAATTTAGAACATCAACCTGAAAGTGTGCCTATTAACATGTTAGTGAAGGTCAAAGGTACCCCAATGGAAAACGTAGAAGACTTAGATTATTTTGAGTTTATTCGTACTATCGCCGTTGCCCGTATCATGATGCCTAAATCATTCGTGCGCTTATCTGCTGGGCGTGAAGCCATGAATGAGCAAATGCAGGCCATGTGCTTTATGGCTGGTGCTAATTCGATTTTCTATGGTTGCAAGCTATTGACTACATCAAACCCTGAGACGCACGAAGACGTGATGCTATTCAAAAAGTTGGGCATCAATGCCAAGCAAACCCGCGAGTATTCTGATGAAGCTCATCAAGCGGCCTTGCTAGATGAAATTCAAACCAATGAAGCACCTCAAGCACCTGAAATGTTCTATGATGCTACCCAGAAAAAACCAGAAACAGTAAACATTTAA
- a CDS encoding aminotransferase class I/II-fold pyridoxal phosphate-dependent enzyme, translating to MAFDFIQAALAARRKDNLFRQVTTLDSSIGALIEVGGQHYLNFSSNDYLGMRQSTAVMQGWVDGIGQFGGGSGASPLVTGHTRAHQALQDNLAHSLNREAVMLFNSGFGANQAACQALFQVKAHSSVLQDSGEGYILADKLMHASLLDGAMGSNATLRRFVHNDCTHLQAQLSKIRASDAQKSGKEQDVLLVTEGVFSMDGDQAPLQALAGISEQHNAWLMVDDAHGFGVLGETGMGCVEQAGLSQHQVPVLMATFGKAVGTSGAFIAGSQDLIDYLSNFAKHYIYSTAMPPAQAVATLASLQAIQQSDQRSLLQQNIDEFRKLATAAGIPLTSSITAIQPIIIGCPKRTLVISQRLREMGLWISAIRTPTVPKGTDRLRITLSASHHKRDIQALVDGLALVMDELPDDK from the coding sequence ATGGCATTTGATTTTATTCAAGCCGCGCTCGCCGCGCGGCGCAAAGACAACTTATTTCGCCAAGTCACCACGTTAGATTCCTCTATTGGTGCGCTAATCGAGGTGGGCGGTCAGCACTATTTAAACTTCTCCAGCAATGATTACCTCGGTATGCGCCAATCAACTGCTGTGATGCAGGGCTGGGTAGATGGTATTGGCCAATTTGGCGGTGGCAGTGGTGCATCGCCTTTGGTCACTGGCCACACCCGAGCTCATCAAGCGTTGCAAGACAACTTAGCCCATAGCCTAAATCGTGAAGCAGTCATGTTATTCAATTCTGGCTTTGGAGCGAATCAGGCTGCATGTCAGGCTCTGTTTCAGGTCAAAGCCCATTCTTCTGTTCTTCAAGATAGCGGGGAGGGCTACATACTGGCAGATAAGTTAATGCATGCCTCTTTGCTTGATGGAGCTATGGGCAGCAATGCTACTTTGCGCCGATTTGTGCACAATGATTGCACGCATCTACAGGCTCAGCTGAGTAAGATACGCGCTAGCGACGCGCAAAAGTCAGGCAAAGAGCAAGATGTATTGCTGGTAACCGAAGGTGTGTTCAGCATGGATGGCGATCAAGCACCGCTTCAAGCGTTGGCGGGTATCAGTGAGCAGCATAACGCCTGGCTTATGGTTGATGATGCTCACGGTTTCGGCGTGTTAGGTGAAACCGGCATGGGCTGTGTTGAACAAGCGGGTTTGAGCCAACATCAGGTACCGGTGTTGATGGCTACATTTGGAAAAGCGGTGGGTACCTCAGGGGCATTTATCGCCGGTAGCCAAGATTTGATAGATTATTTAAGTAATTTTGCTAAGCATTATATTTACAGTACCGCTATGCCGCCAGCGCAAGCCGTTGCCACCTTGGCGAGTTTGCAAGCGATTCAACAAAGTGATCAGCGAAGCTTGCTGCAACAAAATATTGACGAATTTCGCAAGCTTGCCACTGCTGCTGGGATCCCATTGACATCATCCATCACCGCTATTCAGCCTATTATTATTGGTTGCCCGAAACGCACGTTAGTTATCAGTCAACGGCTGCGGGAAATGGGATTGTGGATCAGCGCTATTCGCACGCCGACTGTTCCAAAAGGAACGGACCGCTTGCGCATTACCTTGAGTGCTTCTCACCATAAAAGAGACATTCAAGCCTTAGTGGATGGCTTAGCGCTTGTGATGGATGAATTACCTGATGACAAGTAA
- the prmC gene encoding peptide chain release factor N(5)-glutamine methyltransferase, translating into MSTLQRALSGHSIAEQLALAKAQFIDSDSAALDSRLLMCHVLQCETAYLMTWPEKPLDELQLRTYQQLVAKRKTGYPIAYLLGYRDFWSLRLRVSPATLIPRPETELLVETVLNLPIAEDAHVLDLGTGTGAIALALASEKPNWQVLGIDKSADAVALAKQNAELNSLPQVRFMQSDWFSALEQTQLDQQNNQHNVFSLIVSNPPYVEDDSVYLQQGDVRFEPASALTSGKDGLDDIRIIISKAITFLPSGGWLAFEHGYQQAQGVQALLVNNGFEQVHSVNDLNDLPRITLGCLVSA; encoded by the coding sequence ATGAGCACCCTGCAACGTGCTCTTAGTGGCCACAGTATCGCCGAGCAATTAGCACTGGCAAAGGCGCAATTCATTGACAGCGATAGCGCTGCGTTGGATAGCCGTTTGCTCATGTGCCATGTTTTACAATGTGAAACAGCGTACTTGATGACGTGGCCAGAAAAGCCTTTAGATGAGTTGCAATTGCGCACCTATCAGCAACTAGTTGCAAAACGCAAAACAGGTTACCCCATCGCTTATCTGCTGGGGTATCGTGATTTTTGGAGCCTGCGTTTACGTGTGTCCCCCGCGACATTGATCCCCCGCCCTGAAACCGAATTATTGGTTGAAACTGTGCTTAATCTTCCTATCGCTGAAGATGCTCATGTGCTTGATCTTGGCACGGGTACAGGAGCAATCGCCCTTGCGCTGGCCAGTGAGAAACCCAATTGGCAAGTACTGGGCATCGATAAAAGTGCTGATGCGGTGGCACTTGCTAAGCAAAATGCCGAGTTAAATTCGTTGCCACAAGTCCGTTTTATGCAAAGCGATTGGTTTAGTGCGCTAGAACAGACACAACTAGATCAGCAAAACAATCAGCATAACGTGTTCTCTTTGATCGTCAGCAATCCGCCTTATGTGGAAGATGACAGCGTTTACTTGCAACAAGGTGACGTGCGTTTCGAGCCCGCCAGCGCACTCACATCAGGCAAAGATGGCTTAGACGATATTCGCATTATCATTAGTAAAGCGATAACGTTTTTGCCTAGCGGCGGTTGGCTTGCCTTTGAGCATGGATATCAGCAAGCGCAAGGGGTACAAGCACTGCTAGTAAACAATGGATTCGAGCAGGTTCATTCTGTTAACGATTTAAACGACCTACCTCGTATTACGCTTGGGTGTTTAGTCAGCGCTTAG
- the prfA gene encoding peptide chain release factor 1, with product MKESVQRKLESLTERFEEVQALVSQPEIIADQDKYRALTKEYSQLEGVVKCFADYQGAQGDFESAQEMMQESDPEMREMAQEEYKSSKQAIEQYEDELQILLLPKDPNDESNCFIEIRAGAGGDEAAIFAGDLFRMYSRYAEARRWKVEVVTMNEGDHGGYKEVIANIIGDGAYGVLKFESGGHRVQRVPETESQGRIHTSACTVVVMPEVPESEAIEVNKADLKIDTFRASGAGGQHVNKTDSAIRITHVPSGIVVECQDERSQHKNRAKAMAVLQSRLNKLEEEKRQAEETSTRRNLVASGDRSERIRTYNFPQGRVTDHRINLTLYRLDDVVAGDLDAVLEPIRQEHQADLLASLSDEG from the coding sequence ATGAAAGAATCAGTTCAGCGTAAATTAGAGTCATTAACGGAGCGCTTTGAAGAGGTACAGGCATTAGTTAGTCAGCCTGAGATTATTGCCGATCAAGATAAATACCGCGCATTGACCAAGGAATACTCGCAACTCGAGGGCGTGGTTAAATGTTTTGCAGACTATCAAGGTGCTCAGGGAGATTTTGAATCTGCGCAAGAAATGATGCAAGAAAGCGATCCTGAAATGCGTGAAATGGCCCAAGAAGAATATAAATCGTCTAAGCAGGCCATTGAACAGTATGAAGATGAATTGCAGATACTGTTGCTACCTAAAGATCCTAACGATGAAAGCAATTGCTTCATTGAAATACGCGCAGGTGCAGGCGGTGATGAAGCGGCGATTTTTGCTGGGGATTTGTTTCGCATGTACAGCCGTTACGCTGAAGCACGTCGCTGGAAAGTCGAAGTGGTTACCATGAATGAAGGCGACCATGGCGGTTACAAAGAAGTGATTGCAAATATTATTGGTGACGGCGCCTATGGGGTGCTTAAGTTTGAATCCGGTGGTCACCGCGTTCAGCGTGTGCCTGAAACTGAATCGCAAGGGCGAATTCATACTTCGGCGTGTACTGTGGTGGTTATGCCTGAAGTACCAGAATCCGAAGCGATTGAGGTGAATAAAGCTGACCTTAAAATTGATACGTTTCGTGCCTCGGGTGCCGGTGGTCAGCACGTCAACAAAACTGACTCCGCTATTCGTATTACTCACGTACCATCCGGTATTGTGGTGGAATGTCAGGATGAGCGCTCACAACATAAAAACCGCGCCAAAGCCATGGCGGTATTGCAATCACGTTTAAACAAACTTGAAGAAGAAAAGCGTCAAGCAGAAGAAACCTCGACCAGGCGCAATTTGGTAGCAAGTGGCGATCGCTCCGAGCGTATTCGAACTTACAATTTCCCTCAAGGGCGAGTGACTGATCACCGTATTAATTTGACCTTATATCGTCTAGATGACGTTGTGGCGGGTGATTTAGACGCGGTGCTTGAACCTATTCGTCAAGAGCACCAAGCTGATTTGTTAGCGTCATTATCTGACGAAGGCTAA
- the bioA gene encoding adenosylmethionine--8-amino-7-oxononanoate transaminase — MNNSIQANLAFDQQHIWHPYTSAIDPLPCYQVSGAQGVYIHLATGETLVDGCSSWWTAIHGYNRPELNAAAKTQIDNFSHVMFGGLTHQPAIDVCRKLIDMTPTGLERVFLADSGSVSVEVAMKMALQYWACQGSPNKHKFITPRNGYHGDTFAAMSVCDPVNGMHSLFTDALAQQIFAPAPQTRFAQTWNEDDIAPLEELIQQHHNELAALVIEPVVQNAGGMRIYHPEYLKRARQLCDDYGLLLICDEIATGFGRTGKLFACEHADISPDIMCVGKALTGGYVTLAATICTEDVAQGICQGSPGVFMHGPTYMGNPLACAIANASLDIIATGAWQQQVQNIEQQLKQELTKCAELEGVADVRVLGAIGVVQCKSAVDVASLQRKFVKAGVWIRPFGKLVYIMPPYVIQPKELRQLTQAIYDVLS, encoded by the coding sequence TTGAACAATTCAATACAGGCAAATCTTGCCTTTGACCAACAACATATTTGGCACCCGTATACGTCAGCTATCGATCCATTACCTTGCTATCAAGTGTCCGGTGCACAAGGCGTATATATTCATTTGGCCACTGGCGAAACGCTCGTTGATGGTTGTTCATCCTGGTGGACGGCCATTCATGGCTACAATCGCCCAGAATTAAACGCTGCGGCTAAAACGCAAATTGATAACTTCTCTCATGTCATGTTTGGCGGCTTAACGCATCAACCTGCAATTGATGTGTGCAGAAAATTAATCGATATGACTCCCACCGGCTTGGAGCGCGTTTTCCTGGCGGACTCTGGTTCGGTATCCGTCGAAGTTGCCATGAAAATGGCATTGCAATACTGGGCGTGTCAAGGCAGTCCAAATAAGCACAAATTTATTACCCCGCGCAATGGGTATCATGGCGACACGTTCGCAGCTATGTCGGTTTGCGATCCCGTAAACGGCATGCACTCTTTGTTCACCGATGCTCTGGCCCAACAGATTTTTGCCCCCGCGCCACAAACGCGTTTTGCCCAAACCTGGAACGAAGATGACATCGCGCCACTGGAAGAGCTGATCCAGCAACACCACAATGAGCTTGCTGCGCTGGTCATTGAGCCTGTGGTGCAAAATGCGGGCGGTATGCGTATTTATCACCCTGAATATCTAAAACGTGCTCGTCAATTATGTGATGACTATGGTCTGTTACTTATTTGCGATGAAATTGCCACTGGCTTTGGCCGCACGGGCAAACTATTTGCCTGTGAACATGCTGATATTAGCCCAGATATTATGTGTGTCGGTAAAGCGCTGACCGGTGGCTATGTGACGCTTGCCGCCACAATATGCACAGAAGATGTGGCACAAGGCATTTGCCAAGGCAGCCCTGGGGTATTCATGCATGGACCCACCTACATGGGTAACCCTTTAGCATGCGCTATCGCAAATGCCAGTTTAGATATTATTGCCACTGGTGCTTGGCAGCAGCAGGTACAAAACATTGAGCAACAATTAAAACAAGAGTTAACAAAATGTGCTGAGCTTGAAGGCGTGGCTGATGTGAGGGTACTAGGCGCAATTGGTGTCGTTCAGTGCAAATCTGCTGTTGATGTGGCCTCGTTACAGCGAAAATTCGTTAAAGCGGGTGTGTGGATCCGTCCTTTCGGTAAGCTAGTTTACATCATGCCGCCTTATGTTATTCAACCAAAAGAGTTGCGCCAGTTAACACAGGCAATTTATGACGTGCTGAGCTAA
- a CDS encoding SirB1 family protein: MQLIKQAIQNNQLARAGLIASQHIVGAKKDICTCLRKVERWAKQAKVMAHISQPDQAAFERLIQFFYRDLAFSGSHLRGEISPGEVERQSVLHQVLDYRSGTPVTLGIVFSSVAQHLGFKVACVNFPGHFLLRCDISPPEVEATLQNGLMSSQQSNREAYSDSPVACTSLFIDPNDGRVLSQEILEQMYFEVIEEIDDETMPKEALETASCDEVVVHMLNQLKASLINAKRYEEALRSIELLIALCPNNPYERRDRGVLLHELACPQLAIIDYQYFIRQCPKDPAATLLAQQVKHMNTTPPVMH; this comes from the coding sequence GTGCAGTTGATAAAGCAAGCCATTCAAAACAACCAGCTGGCGCGCGCAGGACTTATTGCAAGCCAGCATATTGTGGGTGCTAAAAAAGACATCTGCACATGCTTGCGAAAAGTGGAACGATGGGCCAAACAAGCCAAGGTTATGGCACATATATCACAGCCAGATCAGGCCGCATTTGAGCGTTTAATTCAGTTCTTCTATCGAGATTTAGCCTTTAGCGGCTCACATTTAAGGGGTGAAATAAGCCCAGGTGAAGTAGAGCGCCAAAGTGTGCTGCACCAGGTTCTCGATTATCGCAGTGGTACACCTGTTACATTAGGGATCGTCTTTAGTAGCGTGGCACAACATCTGGGTTTTAAGGTGGCATGTGTTAATTTCCCTGGGCATTTTTTACTGCGCTGTGATATTTCTCCACCAGAGGTAGAAGCAACTCTGCAAAACGGCCTAATGTCATCCCAGCAGAGCAATAGAGAGGCATATTCTGACTCCCCTGTGGCCTGCACCAGCTTATTCATTGACCCGAACGATGGGCGTGTTCTCAGCCAAGAAATACTAGAGCAAATGTATTTTGAGGTCATTGAGGAAATTGACGACGAAACCATGCCCAAAGAGGCGCTTGAAACAGCAAGTTGTGATGAAGTGGTCGTTCACATGTTAAATCAACTTAAAGCGTCTTTAATCAACGCAAAACGCTACGAAGAAGCATTACGAAGTATTGAGCTGTTGATTGCCTTGTGCCCCAATAACCCTTATGAGCGCAGAGATAGGGGCGTATTGTTGCACGAATTGGCCTGTCCGCAACTGGCTATCATTGATTATCAATATTTCATTCGCCAATGTCCCAAGGACCCAGCTGCGACGTTATTGGCTCAGCAAGTTAAACACATGAACACGACGCCACCTGTGATGCACTGA
- a CDS encoding DUF3369 domain-containing protein, which translates to MNDELLFADDTDEDTVQYQGTWKILIVDDEPEIHAVTKLALSDFEFQNKNLEFLSAYNGVQAREILLSEPDIAVVLLDVVMETDDAGLRIADFIRNEANNHFIRIILRTGQPGQAPERDVIINYDINDYKSKTELTAQKLFTVVIAALRSYRDIVAINENRIGLEKIISASANLFQTHSVEHFIEGIVQQLSSLLGGSKDAAYLTCAVAGPKSSETSRLNSLEQLYVFTGQGEYKRAAGKSLSSVLSGEHLEACRAALNNKSLVYEDEYLVAYCESKRGSGSLLYLSGLPKKLTDSQKKLVEIFSQNVQIAFDNIMLTKDIEDTQREIIERLGQVTEDGAISLDYTQRIVDVCKVLGKALNLDKSQLKLLTSAVPLHDVGNLCGSTHALFKLEQLTQDDVDSIDKHTNFGYRLLKGSNKPLIKIAATIAKEHHEYWNGQGYPNGLKGDNIHLYSRVASIAIAYSVMRCPAQETAAWSVEKALERVQALAGEQFDPNLVALLSENIHQIEGVSQGAVR; encoded by the coding sequence ATGAACGACGAGTTGTTATTTGCAGACGATACCGATGAAGACACAGTTCAGTACCAAGGCACATGGAAAATTCTCATTGTTGACGACGAGCCAGAAATTCACGCGGTAACAAAACTGGCATTGAGTGATTTTGAGTTTCAAAATAAAAATTTAGAGTTTCTGAGTGCATACAATGGTGTTCAAGCTCGTGAAATATTGTTGAGTGAACCAGACATTGCCGTCGTTTTATTAGATGTGGTGATGGAAACCGATGACGCAGGTTTAAGAATTGCCGATTTTATTCGCAATGAAGCGAATAACCATTTCATCAGGATCATTTTACGCACAGGCCAACCAGGTCAAGCCCCAGAGCGTGATGTGATTATCAATTATGATATCAATGATTATAAGTCTAAAACCGAATTAACCGCGCAAAAGCTGTTCACTGTGGTTATTGCAGCGCTGCGGTCTTATCGTGACATAGTGGCAATCAATGAGAATCGTATTGGCTTAGAAAAAATTATCTCAGCATCTGCTAACCTATTCCAAACTCATTCCGTCGAGCACTTCATTGAGGGCATCGTACAGCAACTCTCATCTTTACTCGGGGGCAGCAAAGATGCAGCTTACTTAACCTGCGCCGTCGCGGGACCTAAGTCCTCAGAGACATCACGTTTAAACTCCTTAGAGCAGCTTTATGTGTTTACTGGACAGGGTGAATACAAGAGGGCAGCGGGAAAGTCATTGTCATCGGTGTTATCAGGGGAGCATTTAGAAGCGTGTCGCGCAGCACTGAACAACAAATCTTTGGTTTACGAAGACGAGTATCTGGTAGCGTATTGTGAGAGTAAACGAGGTTCCGGCTCTTTACTTTACTTGTCCGGATTGCCAAAAAAGTTAACTGATTCCCAGAAAAAACTAGTAGAAATTTTCTCGCAAAATGTGCAAATCGCTTTTGACAACATCATGTTGACCAAGGACATCGAAGACACCCAACGGGAAATTATCGAGCGTTTAGGACAAGTTACTGAAGATGGGGCAATCAGTCTTGACTACACGCAACGCATCGTTGATGTGTGTAAGGTACTAGGGAAAGCGCTAAATTTAGACAAATCGCAGCTAAAATTATTAACCTCGGCGGTGCCCCTACACGATGTGGGCAACTTGTGCGGGTCTACCCATGCGTTATTCAAATTAGAGCAACTCACACAAGACGATGTTGACTCAATCGATAAGCACACTAACTTTGGCTATCGGCTATTAAAAGGGTCAAACAAGCCGTTGATCAAAATAGCCGCCACGATTGCTAAAGAGCATCATGAATATTGGAATGGACAAGGTTATCCTAATGGTTTGAAAGGGGATAATATTCACTTGTATTCACGCGTGGCATCTATCGCCATTGCCTACAGTGTCATGCGCTGTCCTGCACAAGAAACAGCAGCATGGTCAGTTGAAAAAGCGCTGGAACGCGTTCAAGCATTGGCCGGAGAGCAGTTTGACCCAAATTTGGTGGCCTTGTTAAGTGAAAATATTCATCAAATTGAGGGTGTCAGTCAGGGGGCTGTGCGTTAA
- the hemA gene encoding glutamyl-tRNA reductase yields MTLIAFGINHKTAPVELREKVAFSPDAMVEALKSLAHLTGADESVIVSTCNRTEIYAQAENLTADALTTWLAEFHQAKADELGLNSYIYHQEDAIKHIMRVACGLDSLILGEPQILGQVKQAFVSAKDSGVIKSDFERLFQQTFSVAKRVRSETEIGSNAVSVAYASVQLAKHIFSSLKKSNVLLIGAGETIELVAKHMHEQGVKKLSVANRTLARAEAIAQPLGATTLTLTQIPAHLKDADIVISSTASQLPILGKGLVERALKDRRHKPMFLVDLAVPRDIEAEVGELDDAYLYTVDDLQQIVEKNIESRQHAALQAQQMIEEQAQQYMLWRQGQSSIDVLRDFRQQSESQRDTLIAKALNQLADGKEAEQVIKELANKLTNSLIHAPTKALKKAAMQQDNKNMSLLQDALGLARANDSSK; encoded by the coding sequence ATGACCTTAATTGCCTTTGGGATAAACCATAAAACTGCGCCAGTAGAATTGCGAGAAAAAGTCGCTTTCTCGCCGGACGCTATGGTCGAAGCCTTGAAATCTTTAGCACACTTAACAGGTGCTGATGAATCTGTGATTGTCTCTACCTGCAATCGGACAGAGATATACGCGCAAGCGGAAAACCTCACCGCAGACGCGCTCACAACATGGCTCGCTGAATTTCATCAAGCCAAAGCGGACGAACTAGGCCTTAATAGTTACATATATCATCAAGAAGACGCCATAAAACACATTATGCGTGTAGCCTGCGGTTTAGACTCATTAATACTAGGTGAGCCGCAAATTTTAGGGCAGGTTAAGCAGGCCTTTGTCAGTGCTAAAGACTCTGGCGTTATTAAAAGTGATTTTGAACGCCTGTTCCAGCAGACTTTTTCAGTGGCCAAGCGGGTGCGCAGCGAAACGGAAATTGGTTCTAATGCTGTATCAGTGGCTTATGCCTCGGTACAATTAGCCAAACATATATTCTCTTCATTAAAGAAAAGTAATGTGTTGCTCATCGGTGCGGGTGAAACCATAGAGCTGGTTGCTAAGCATATGCATGAGCAAGGGGTTAAAAAACTCAGCGTAGCCAACAGAACATTGGCACGCGCCGAAGCCATTGCTCAGCCGCTGGGAGCAACAACCCTAACCTTGACCCAAATTCCAGCGCATTTAAAGGACGCCGATATTGTGATCAGCTCTACGGCCAGTCAGTTGCCTATACTCGGCAAAGGGTTAGTTGAGCGAGCGTTAAAAGACAGACGCCACAAGCCTATGTTCTTGGTTGATTTAGCCGTACCCAGGGATATCGAAGCCGAAGTGGGTGAGCTCGATGATGCCTACCTATATACCGTGGATGATTTACAGCAAATTGTCGAAAAGAACATTGAGTCGCGCCAGCATGCTGCTTTGCAAGCTCAGCAGATGATAGAAGAACAAGCTCAGCAATACATGCTATGGCGCCAAGGACAATCATCTATTGACGTATTGCGTGATTTTCGCCAGCAAAGTGAGAGTCAACGAGATACGTTGATTGCCAAAGCATTAAATCAGTTAGCAGACGGCAAGGAAGCGGAGCAAGTTATCAAAGAGTTAGCGAATAAGTTAACGAACTCGTTAATACATGCGCCGACCAAAGCATTAAAAAAAGCTGCTATGCAGCAAGATAATAAAAATATGAGTCTATTACAGGATGCGCTAGGGTTAGCTCGCGCAAACGACTCATCTAAGTAA
- a CDS encoding SirB2 family protein, giving the protein MYTAVKHIHLTCIALSVLLFVIRFFWTMTSSSMLQKKWVKITPHIVDTLLILSAATLCVMISQYPFVTPWVTEKFVGLLMYVFMVALALKMARTNFMRVVGLVGALSWIAFTALVAISKQPILFA; this is encoded by the coding sequence ATGTACACAGCAGTCAAACACATTCACTTAACCTGCATAGCGCTGAGTGTTTTGTTATTTGTTATACGCTTTTTTTGGACCATGACCAGCTCAAGTATGTTGCAAAAAAAATGGGTGAAAATTACCCCACATATTGTTGATACCTTACTGATCCTAAGTGCTGCGACTTTGTGTGTCATGATCAGCCAATACCCATTTGTCACCCCATGGGTCACTGAAAAGTTTGTGGGTTTGTTGATGTACGTATTTATGGTGGCGTTAGCATTAAAGATGGCACGTACCAATTTTATGCGTGTCGTTGGTTTAGTGGGGGCATTAAGCTGGATAGCCTTCACTGCATTGGTCGCGATCAGTAAGCAACCAATTTTGTTCGCCTAA